The following proteins are co-located in the Acidimicrobiales bacterium genome:
- a CDS encoding GNAT family N-acetyltransferase, with protein sequence MEGVEIRSAASEDFAGWFSLFSEVAAEGKWVGSEAPLDQEARRERFQRSLDSADQETFLAHHGGRLIGVLGMELSRGLAELGMLVDAAWRRRGVGSQLMETGIAWARERGAHKVVLEVWPHNTAAQALYRKFGFAEEAVLRRHYRRNNGQLWDAIGMGLVLDHDSPGSPFTPSSDG encoded by the coding sequence GTGGAGGGCGTCGAGATCCGGAGCGCTGCGAGCGAGGACTTCGCGGGCTGGTTCAGCCTCTTCTCCGAGGTCGCCGCGGAGGGGAAGTGGGTCGGGAGCGAGGCGCCGCTCGACCAGGAGGCGCGCCGAGAGCGGTTCCAGCGTTCACTCGACTCGGCCGACCAGGAGACCTTCCTTGCTCACCACGGTGGGCGCCTGATCGGCGTGCTCGGGATGGAGCTCTCCCGGGGGCTCGCCGAGCTCGGGATGCTGGTCGACGCCGCGTGGCGGCGCCGGGGTGTCGGCTCGCAGCTCATGGAAACGGGGATCGCCTGGGCGCGCGAGCGCGGCGCCCACAAGGTCGTGCTCGAGGTGTGGCCGCACAACACCGCGGCGCAGGCGCTGTACCGGAAGTTTGGCTTCGCCGAAGAGGCGGTCCTCCGCCGGCACTACCGGCGGAACAACGGCCAGCTGTGGGACGCGATCGGGATGGGCCTCGTCCTCGACCACGACTCCCCGGGAAGCCCGTTCACGCCGTCGTCGGACGGATAG
- a CDS encoding 2OG-Fe(II) oxygenase: MSPAAETASAYRRRVDGADWTAVATELDELGCALLPRLLTAADARDLIKLYDRDDAFRSTVVMGRHRFGEGEYRYLAAPLPVAVNELRHALYPHLLPIARDWYEKLGRPTPWPDTFGEWLDQCHRAGQTKPTPLILKYGPGDWNALHRDLYGDLVFPLQVVINLTEPGKDHTGGEFLLAEQRPRAQSRGTSTTLPYLQGLVFTTRDRPIATQRGWSAAPVRHGVSVVRSGRRFTLGILLHDAA; the protein is encoded by the coding sequence ATGAGCCCGGCCGCCGAGACGGCGTCGGCGTACCGTCGCCGCGTCGACGGCGCCGACTGGACGGCGGTCGCAACCGAACTCGACGAGCTCGGTTGCGCTCTCCTTCCGCGGCTGCTGACCGCAGCCGACGCCCGGGACCTCATCAAGCTCTACGACCGCGACGACGCCTTCCGCTCGACGGTGGTGATGGGGCGCCACCGCTTCGGCGAGGGCGAGTACCGCTACCTGGCTGCGCCGCTCCCAGTGGCCGTCAACGAGCTGCGCCACGCGCTCTACCCGCACCTGCTCCCGATCGCGCGGGACTGGTACGAAAAGCTCGGGCGTCCGACGCCGTGGCCGGACACATTTGGCGAGTGGCTCGACCAGTGCCACCGCGCCGGGCAGACAAAGCCGACGCCGCTCATCTTGAAGTACGGGCCGGGCGACTGGAACGCCCTTCACCGCGACCTCTACGGCGACCTCGTCTTCCCGCTGCAGGTGGTCATCAACCTGACCGAGCCGGGCAAGGACCACACCGGCGGCGAGTTCCTCCTGGCCGAGCAGCGGCCACGAGCGCAGTCGCGCGGCACATCAACGACTCTCCCCTACCTTCAGGGGCTGGTCTTCACAACCCGGGATCGGCCGATCGCCACCCAGCGCGGCTGGTCGGCAGCACCCGTCCGCCACGGCGTCTCGGTGGTGCGCTCCGGTCGGCGCTTCACGCTCGGCATCCTGCTCCACGACGCAGCGTGA
- a CDS encoding methylated-DNA--[protein]-cysteine S-methyltransferase, producing MTMTIEQPDKDLAELFGPSPGEDELAPLYAQLVDRADSEGLLDLAYRTLDTPVGALLLAATPAGLVRVAYEREGLDTVLNTLADKVSPRILETPRRLDEVARQLDEYFAGQRTAFELSIDLSLSAGFRRSVLTYLPAIAYGETASYQSVAAAVDNPKAVRAVGTACATNPLPVVIPCHRVIRSDGQLGAYLGGAEVKHQLLDLEAHR from the coding sequence ATGACGATGACCATCGAACAACCAGACAAGGACCTCGCCGAGTTGTTCGGCCCATCGCCTGGTGAGGACGAGCTCGCGCCGCTGTACGCGCAACTCGTCGACCGTGCCGATTCCGAGGGGCTGCTCGACCTCGCCTACCGCACACTCGACACCCCGGTCGGCGCCCTGTTGCTGGCCGCTACCCCGGCCGGCCTCGTCCGGGTCGCCTACGAGCGCGAAGGGCTCGACACGGTGCTCAACACCCTCGCCGACAAGGTCAGCCCGCGGATCCTCGAGACCCCGCGGCGGCTCGACGAGGTTGCCCGCCAGCTGGACGAGTACTTCGCGGGACAGCGGACAGCGTTCGAGCTGTCGATCGACCTCAGCCTGTCGGCCGGCTTCCGCCGTTCGGTGCTGACGTACCTGCCGGCGATCGCCTACGGCGAGACGGCGAGCTACCAATCCGTCGCCGCCGCGGTGGACAACCCGAAGGCGGTGCGGGCGGTCGGCACGGCCTGCGCGACGAACCCGTTGCCGGTAGTCATCCCGTGCCACAGGGTCATCCGCTCGGATGGGCAGCTCGGTGCCTACCTCGGCGGGGCGGAGGTCAAGCACCAGCTGCTCGACCTCGAGGCGCACCGATGA
- a CDS encoding RNA polymerase sigma factor, whose translation MTDKQPFSEVVSVHGPTVLRVCRTIVGAVDADDAWSETFLSALRAYPGLPADANVEAWLVTIAHRRSIDILRKTKRTPTPVAEVPATTTELDLGGALDLPQLLARLPDRQRSAVVYHYLGGLPYAEVAAVMGGSTVAARRAAADGIANLRTARTARTSRHETEGPV comes from the coding sequence GTGACCGACAAGCAACCCTTCTCTGAGGTGGTCTCGGTGCACGGCCCGACCGTCCTGCGAGTGTGCAGGACCATCGTCGGCGCGGTGGACGCTGACGATGCCTGGTCCGAGACCTTTCTTTCAGCGCTGCGGGCGTACCCCGGTCTCCCGGCCGACGCCAACGTCGAGGCCTGGCTCGTGACCATCGCCCACCGCCGCTCCATCGACATCCTGCGCAAGACCAAGCGCACCCCGACGCCGGTGGCAGAGGTCCCTGCGACGACCACCGAACTCGACCTCGGCGGCGCACTGGACCTTCCTCAGTTGCTCGCCCGGCTCCCAGACCGACAGCGGTCCGCCGTCGTCTACCACTACCTCGGCGGCCTTCCCTACGCGGAAGTCGCCGCCGTGATGGGCGGGAGCACCGTCGCCGCACGCCGGGCCGCAGCCGACGGAATCGCCAACCTCCGCACGGCCCGCACGGCCCGCACATCCAGACACGAGACGGAAGGACCGGTGTAA
- a CDS encoding MGMT family protein, producing the protein MSSFVSVLTPVRWTLAASHVPPTSAALGRNPVCILVPCHRVVGAGGKLTGYAGGLARKQRLLDLEAEELGWPWRLF; encoded by the coding sequence ATGAGCAGTTTTGTCTCGGTGTTGACGCCCGTTCGCTGGACGCTGGCCGCCAGCCACGTCCCGCCCACCTCGGCAGCACTAGGCCGCAACCCGGTCTGCATCCTCGTGCCGTGCCACCGGGTGGTCGGTGCCGGCGGAAAGTTGACGGGGTATGCCGGAGGACTCGCTCGCAAGCAACGTCTCCTCGATCTCGAGGCCGAGGAGCTCGGGTGGCCCTGGCGGCTGTTCTGA
- a CDS encoding GNAT family protein, which produces MGGTWLAASVQRTGVNTETKLLMLAHAFEAWGVRRVTLKTDACNVQSRTAIERIGARAEGIRRAHMPALDGTIRDKAYYSIIAAEWPMIRQHLRQLLDGENHLHPLDGGDRCQISPEAV; this is translated from the coding sequence GTGGGCGGGACGTGGCTGGCGGCCAGCGTCCAGCGAACGGGCGTCAACACCGAGACAAAACTGCTCATGCTCGCCCACGCTTTTGAGGCTTGGGGCGTTCGCCGGGTGACGCTCAAGACCGACGCGTGCAATGTCCAGTCTCGCACCGCCATCGAAAGGATCGGTGCGAGAGCTGAGGGAATTCGGCGGGCCCACATGCCAGCGCTCGACGGGACGATCCGCGACAAGGCCTACTACTCGATCATCGCCGCAGAATGGCCCATGATTCGACAACATCTCCGCCAACTGCTCGACGGCGAAAACCACCTCCACCCGCTCGACGGAGGCGACCGTTGCCAGATCAGTCCTGAGGCGGTGTGA
- a CDS encoding glycosyltransferase family 39 protein: MTRTTIVTRRRRIVIWHTREQRGRIMEGTGSDSALLGGATSTPSGRGGVASLLAPSTMLMPAAGRGEASRARFDRRVIVVALTLFSVLMAFSARYGFHRDELYFLDSARHLQASYVDQPVFTPLIARLSLALFGLSLVGLHLWAALAGFGTVILGGLLARELGGGQRAQLMAAIGVATMPALLAADHLTGPTAFDVLAWSGLALIAVRIGRTGDPRWWLAGGAVVGLGLTNKHSIAFLALALIIGTVLSGGWRLMCNRWFVAGAVLASVFTIPDLVWQAGHGWATVTMTRNLNVENGGAGRIANFVVGQVIMASLALVPVWATGVRFLWRSGRPAWKGLAWAYALLLVFFALTTGSKIYYLLGAYVYLLAAGAVALEGWLAVGHRLRKLLAATALTTVAAVPLVLPVLPADDIGWTYGVNQALAESVGWPGFVGTVAAAWHGLPAATRARSVLIAQNYGEAGAINELGHSSGLPVVFGDQNSGWWWMPAGMRPDAVVAIAPGPGDVTGFRGYLLGFFSSVRTLATVANDAGLHNQEWGGHIYLCTGLRHSWPSVWQALRHYG; this comes from the coding sequence TTGACCCGAACCACGATCGTCACGCGACGCAGGCGCATCGTCATTTGGCATACCCGCGAGCAGAGAGGTCGGATCATGGAAGGTACTGGCTCGGACAGCGCACTCCTCGGGGGCGCCACTTCGACGCCCTCGGGCCGAGGCGGAGTCGCTTCGTTGTTGGCGCCCTCGACGATGCTGATGCCTGCGGCCGGGCGCGGCGAGGCGAGCCGAGCCCGCTTCGACCGTCGCGTGATCGTCGTCGCATTGACGCTGTTTTCCGTGCTTATGGCGTTCTCCGCACGCTACGGGTTCCACCGCGATGAGCTCTACTTCCTCGACTCCGCTCGGCACCTACAAGCTTCTTACGTCGACCAGCCCGTCTTCACGCCACTGATCGCCAGGCTCTCGCTGGCGCTGTTCGGACTCTCCCTCGTCGGCCTGCACCTATGGGCGGCGCTTGCCGGCTTCGGCACGGTCATCCTCGGCGGGCTGCTCGCTCGTGAGCTCGGCGGCGGCCAGCGCGCTCAGCTGATGGCCGCAATTGGCGTCGCCACCATGCCGGCGCTGCTCGCCGCCGACCACCTCACCGGCCCGACCGCCTTCGACGTGCTGGCCTGGTCCGGGCTCGCCCTGATCGCGGTGCGCATCGGGCGCACCGGCGATCCCCGCTGGTGGCTGGCCGGCGGAGCTGTGGTCGGGCTCGGGCTCACCAACAAGCACAGCATCGCGTTCCTCGCCCTCGCGCTCATCATCGGCACCGTGCTATCCGGGGGTTGGCGACTGATGTGCAACCGCTGGTTCGTGGCAGGCGCGGTCCTCGCCAGCGTATTCACGATCCCAGATCTCGTCTGGCAGGCAGGACACGGCTGGGCGACGGTGACGATGACCCGCAATCTCAACGTCGAGAACGGCGGAGCGGGCAGGATTGCCAACTTCGTCGTCGGCCAGGTGATCATGGCCTCGTTGGCGCTCGTGCCGGTGTGGGCGACGGGGGTCCGCTTCCTCTGGCGCTCAGGCCGACCGGCGTGGAAGGGCCTCGCGTGGGCGTACGCCCTGCTGCTCGTCTTCTTCGCCCTCACGACCGGCTCGAAGATCTACTACCTGCTCGGCGCCTACGTCTACCTGCTGGCGGCTGGCGCCGTCGCCCTCGAGGGCTGGCTCGCCGTCGGGCATCGATTGCGCAAGCTGCTCGCCGCGACGGCCCTCACAACGGTCGCTGCTGTGCCGCTCGTCCTTCCGGTGCTGCCGGCCGACGACATCGGATGGACCTACGGCGTCAACCAGGCTCTTGCCGAGTCAGTCGGCTGGCCCGGATTCGTCGGCACGGTTGCCGCCGCTTGGCACGGCCTTCCCGCGGCGACTCGAGCGCGATCGGTGCTCATCGCCCAGAACTACGGCGAGGCCGGGGCGATCAACGAACTCGGCCACTCGAGTGGGCTGCCCGTCGTCTTCGGAGACCAAAACAGCGGGTGGTGGTGGATGCCCGCCGGGATGCGCCCCGACGCGGTCGTCGCCATCGCGCCCGGGCCGGGAGATGTGACCGGTTTCCGGGGTTACTTGCTGGGTTTCTTCTCCTCGGTGCGCACCCTGGCGACGGTCGCCAACGATGCTGGGCTGCACAACCAGGAATGGGGTGGCCACATCTACCTCTGTACGGGACTGCGCCATTCCTGGCCCTCGGTCTGGCAGGCGCTGCGTCACTACGGCTGA